A region of Arabidopsis thaliana chromosome 5, partial sequence DNA encodes the following proteins:
- a CDS encoding uncharacterized protein (unknown protein; BEST Arabidopsis thaliana protein match is: unknown protein (TAIR:AT2G04480.1); Has 1807 Blast hits to 1807 proteins in 277 species: Archae - 0; Bacteria - 0; Metazoa - 736; Fungi - 347; Plants - 385; Viruses - 0; Other Eukaryotes - 339 (source: NCBI BLink).), which translates to MVEILFLLSFLVELQSNCFHMNLESIKMNEGVMSFILLRFKRPVSWLSFLAPPLLHIIGLGFSQIILTSAALFFSSFFFPLSIQKPNSKVQDLSQQDYLGETELSSTTTNDIVKNNDEDDGTIPDEESLIELSLPSGHYIGHHYSTMIGKQDQKIMYNNIPDFRLIQLSAEYEDDNLIEIDISIGSIKCSRFQIKA; encoded by the coding sequence ATGGTTGAAATCTTatttcttctatcttttttgGTGGAACTACAAAGTAATTGCTTTCATATGAATCTTGAGAGCATAAAAATGAACGAAGGGGTcatgagttttattttattgcgTTTTAAGAGACCAGTGTCATGGTTGTCTTTTCTTGCCCCACCACTTCTTCACATCATAGGACTTGGGTTCTCGCAAATCATCCTAACCTCAGCTGCATTgttcttctcatctttcttcttccctctctcaatccaaaaaccaaactcCAAGGTTCAAGATCTTAGTCAACAAGACTACTTAGGAGAGACTGAACTATCATCTACGACCACTAATGATATTGTCAAAAATAATGACGAAGATGACGGGACAATCCCTGATGAGGAAAGTCTCATAGAGCTCTCCTTACCAAGCGGCCATTACATTGGCCACCACTATAGTACTATGATTGGTAAACAAGATCAAAAGATCATGTACAACAACATCCCAGATTTCAGGCTTATCCAATTATCAGCCGAGTATGAAGACGATAATCTCATCGAAATCGACATTTCCATCGGATCGATCAAGTGTTCAAGGTTCCAGATCAAAGCCTGA
- a CDS encoding Beta-galactosidase related protein (Beta-galactosidase related protein; FUNCTIONS IN: hydrolase activity, hydrolyzing O-glycosyl compounds; INVOLVED IN: carbohydrate metabolic process; LOCATED IN: anchored to membrane; CONTAINS InterPro DOMAIN/s: Glycoside hydrolase, family 35 (InterPro:IPR001944); BEST Arabidopsis thaliana protein match is: Beta-galactosidase related protein (TAIR:AT2G15025.1); Has 1807 Blast hits to 1807 proteins in 277 species: Archae - 0; Bacteria - 0; Metazoa - 736; Fungi - 347; Plants - 385; Viruses - 0; Other Eukaryotes - 339 (source: NCBI BLink).) encodes MLAAVYGSAPLPRGFLGFLLLGGPLLGLFVYLQPILGFGSPFSPLVWPRSVTLKSLISPLELISRLSALIGYGLRLSHLSISMVLVCNFISRTLANCNSSSASSSHQSFRLMDLVYLGFRYAIRLENNGIMISSLRRGGYRNFFNPLSPNPLNIESEPYLSNIFKIDIHESKDLRSYGIMRPALWSSAYQMLLNSIPLNPPGDRTHSTPLLVDDHFLLNLPGTARISTLRIFSMSPHLLWTVTITSSTALFVDDVLTTRALTGTSRLRSIGPQVSWILCRFIFAIFV; translated from the coding sequence ATGTTGGCGGCGGTGTACGGCAGCGCTCCTCTTCCTAGAGGTTTCCTAGGGTTTCTCCTTTTGGGTGGGCCTCTTTTGGGCCTATTTGTTTATCTTCAGCCCATCCTTGGATTTGGTAGCCCATTTTCTCCACTAGTTTGGCCCAGGTCTGTTACTCTTAAATCTCTAATTAGCCCATTAGAATTGATATCCCGACTTAGCGCCTTAATTGGTTATGGACTCCGCTTAAGCCATTTGTCGATTTCAATGGTTTTGGTGTGTAATTTTATCTCTAGAACCCTGGCCAATTGTAATTCCTCAAgtgcttcatcttctcatcAAAGCTTTAGGCTAATGGACTTGGTGTATCTAGGTTTTAGATATGCTATTAGATTAGAGAATAACGGCATTATGATCTCCTCCCTACGGAGAGGCGGTTACCGAAACTTCTTTAATCCTCTCTCCCCAAATCCCTTAAATATTGAATCCGAGCCATACTTGTCTAACATTTTTAAGATTGATATTCATGAAAGCAAGGATTTGAGAAGCTATGGCATTATGAGACCGGCTCTATGGAGCAGTGCTTACCAAATGCTTCTCAACTCTATACCTCTAAACCCACCGGGTGACAGAACCCACTCAACCCCTCTCCTTGTCGACGACCATTTCCTGCTTAATCTACCTGGGACAGCGAGAATCTCGACTTTGAGAATCTTTTCAATGTCACCTCATCTATTATGGACCGTGACCATCACTTCGTCCACCGCTCTGTTTGTGGATGACGTTTTGACAACCCGTGCTCTCACTGGTACCAGTCGGCTCCGTAGCATTGGCCCTCAAGTTTCATGGATCCTTTGTCGGTTTATCTTTGCTATCTTTGTGTAG
- the LBD35 gene encoding LOB domain-containing protein 35 (LOB domain-containing protein 35 (LBD35); INVOLVED IN: biological_process unknown; LOCATED IN: endomembrane system; CONTAINS InterPro DOMAIN/s: Lateral organ boundaries, LOB (InterPro:IPR004883); BEST Arabidopsis thaliana protein match is: LOB domain-containing protein 32 (TAIR:AT4G22700.1); Has 1807 Blast hits to 1807 proteins in 277 species: Archae - 0; Bacteria - 0; Metazoa - 736; Fungi - 347; Plants - 385; Viruses - 0; Other Eukaryotes - 339 (source: NCBI BLink).) — MNSTCCSACKVMKCDCAPNCIFAPHFPLTNLETFERLHRIFGAGNVFKILANLDPIQRETAVNALCYEAEALERDPIFGCVGIFNHYKNQLQNLDEQINSAKNELAAIIGLDNVPQYSSIPMPADFLTNKFSLHPYIEKMEGLDEVQKKELMQLPPVDAQVIVNEMFRKRGNIKICGGHGDACASTSGGTSATQKTLPFPQNHNQP; from the coding sequence atgaattCCACATGTTGCTCTGCATGCAAGGTCATGAAATGTGATTGTGCTCCTAATTGTATATTTGCACCACATTTCCCATTGACCAATCTCGAAACTTTCGAACGCCTTCACAGAATATTTGGAGCGGGTAATGTCTTCAAGATCCTAGCTAATCTGGATCCTATCCAACGTGAAACTGCTGTAAACGCTTTGTGTTACGAGGCCGAGGCTCTTGAACGTGACCCCATATTTGGTTGTGTTGGCATCTTTAACCACTACAAAAATCAGCTTCAAAATTTAGATGAACAAATCAATTCTGCAAAGAATGAGCTTGCAGCCATCATTGGACTTGATAACGTTCCGCAATATTCAAGTATTCCTATGCCAGCTGATTTTTTGACTAATAAGTTTTCTTTACATCCTTATATTGAAAAGATGGAGGGACTAGATGAGGTTCAAAAGAAGGAACTTATGCAACTACCACCTGTTGATGCGCAAGTTATAGTGAATGAAATGTTTAGGAAGAGAGGAAATATAAAGATATGTGGTGGTCATGGGGATGCATGCGCATCAACATCTGGAGGGACCAGTGCAACTCAGAAGACCCTTCCATTTCCTCAAAACCATAACCAACCATAG
- a CDS encoding Polynucleotidyl transferase, ribonuclease H fold protein with HRDC domain-containing protein (Polynucleotidyl transferase, ribonuclease H fold protein with HRDC domain; FUNCTIONS IN: 3'-5' exonuclease activity, nucleic acid binding; INVOLVED IN: nucleobase, nucleoside, nucleotide and nucleic acid metabolic process; LOCATED IN: intracellular; EXPRESSED IN: 25 plant structures; EXPRESSED DURING: 13 growth stages; CONTAINS InterPro DOMAIN/s: Polynucleotidyl transferase, ribonuclease H fold (InterPro:IPR012337), Helicase/RNase D C-terminal, HRDC domain (InterPro:IPR002121), 3'-5' exonuclease (InterPro:IPR002562); BEST Arabidopsis thaliana protein match is: Polynucleotidyl transferase, ribonuclease H fold protein with HRDC domain (TAIR:AT1G54440.1); Has 1807 Blast hits to 1807 proteins in 277 species: Archae - 0; Bacteria - 0; Metazoa - 736; Fungi - 347; Plants - 385; Viruses - 0; Other Eukaryotes - 339 (source: NCBI BLink).) translates to MSDGNMDVDESPVSWKVKSLEKLIDGSSFSSTLSRLSSSSRLIPTSRDFHFYYNFDEFKRPIDEITGTSQSTLATIGDSEQVWGKSMKFPGDVDDVYAEDWLCNVNDELIERFDVSVDEFQRIRKKEKEIGRSVVADDGDDGFQMVYGKKKKPVGNVVTGSAAVNGGGSVIDVKMAERDKNSSGKAKVPFHVPTIKKPQEEYNILVNNANLPFEHVWLERSEDDLRAMHPLEKFSVLDFVDKDVNEMEPVKPLPLEQTPFKFVQEVKDLKELVAKLRSVEEFAVDLEHNQYRSFQGLTCLMQISTRTEDYIVDTFKLRIHIGPYLREIFKDPKKKKVMHGADRDIIWLQRDFGIYVCNLFDTGQASRVLNLERNSLEFLLQHFCGVTANKEYQNADWRIRPLPEEMTRYAREDTHYLLYIYDLIKLELQRMAKDDAHTDSPLLEVYKRSYDVCTQLYEKELLTENSYLHVYGLQAAGFNAAQLAIVAGLCEWRDFIARAEDESTGYVLPNKVLLEIAKEMPDSVGKLRRMLKSKHPYIERNVDSVVSVIRQSMQHYAAFESAALSLKDVSPGNVMDKNIEPISEKKDLHTGDVASPSLKENSSQLESTRDLIMGAANTNEGRGLGSGLFGSAKVSAAVRISKKPSSGLGALLGNAASKKKSRTDEKVKEDVKLEQIRSSVNLSFHSFTEKVPDSKSTSETSPKVYGKPEEMSSTMPASVSKEDGVKELKDDSEEASEIVGTSGRVSESKVSSSEMGDIILLENGDEKKVDAEDEPMSLSELSTNFQKCFKSMNKSKKAQKQTEFLNIEPFDYEAARKEVKFGEGHKGRQGKREAAAGQKKGSTQEQSEFGQGKRRQAFPASGNRSMSFKN, encoded by the exons ATGAGCGACGGTAACATGGACGTCGACGAATCACCAGTCTCTTGGAAGGTAAAGTCTCTGGAGAAATTAATCGAtggttcttctttctcttcgaCTCTCTCGAGACTCTCATCGTCTTCTCGCCTAATTCCAACGAGTAGAGATTTTCACTTTTACTACAATTTCGATGAGTTCAAACGCCCAATCGATGAGATAACTGGAACCTCGCAATCAACTCTTGCAACGATCGGTGATTCCGAGCAAGTTTGGGGGAAATCGATGAAGTTTCCTGGCGATGTTGATGACGTATATGCGGAGGATTGGTTATGTAACGTGAATGATGAATTGATTGAGAGATTTGATGTTTCTGTTGATGAGTTTCAGAGGATtaggaagaaagagaaggaaattGGTAGGTCTGTTGTTGctgatgatggagatgatggGTTTCAGATGGTttatgggaagaagaagaagcctgTTGGTAATGTGGTTACTGGCTCGGCAGCGGTTAATGGTGGTGGTTCTGTGATTGATGTTAAGATGGCTGAGAGGGATAAGAATTCATCTGGTAAGGCTAAAGTTCCTTTTCATGTACCAACTATAAAGAAGCCTCAAGAGGAGTATAACATATTGGTGAACAATGCGAATCTACCGTTTGAGCATGTTTGGTTGGAGAGGAGCGAGGATGATCTGCGGGCTATGCATCctttg GAGAAATTTTCAGTGCTTGACTTCGTTGACAAAGATGTAAACGAGATGGAACCTGTGAAGCCCCTTCCACTGGAACAGACTCCATTCAAGTTCGTCCAGGAAGTGAAAGATCTGAAAGAATTAGTTGCCAAACTGCGTAGTGTTGAAGAGTTTGCG GTTGATCTGGAGCATAATCAGTATAGATCTTTTCAAGGATTGACATGCTTGATGCAAATTTCCACCAGAACAGAGGATTATATAGTTGATACATTTAAGCTTCGTATTCACATTGGGCCTTATCTAAGGGAGATATTCAAAGaccctaaaaagaaaaag GTAATGCATGGAGCAGATCGAGATATTATCTGGCTTCAACGGGACTTCGGCATATATGTCTGCAATCTCTTTGACACAGGAcag gCCTCCAGGGTTCTAAATTTGGAGAGAAATAGCCTGGAGTTTCTTTTGCAGCATTTTTGTGGAGTGACTGCAAATAAAGA GTACCAAAATGCAGACTGGAGAATAAGACCCCTTCCAGAGGAAATGACAAG ATATGCAAGAGAAGATACCCACTACCtcttatacatatatgatttaatCAAACTAGAACTGCAGAGAATGGCAAAGGATGACGCGCATACTGACTCTCCTCTACTTGAG GTCTACAAGCGGAGTTACGATGTGTGCACACAACTATATGAGAAAGAGTTATTGACCGAGAATTCATATCTTCACGTATATGG GCTTCAAGCAGCGGGCTTTAATGCAGCTCAACTTGCCATTGTTGCG GGGCTTTGTGAATGGAGGGATTTCATTGCACGTGCGGAGGATGAGAGCACTGGTTATGTATTGCCAAACAAAGTTCTCCTTGAAATAG CCAAGGAGATGCCTGATAGTGTTGGAAAATTGCGTCGGATGTTGAAGTCAAAGCATCCTTATATCGAGCGTAATGTTGATTCGGTGGTCAGTGTCATCAGGCAATCAATGCAACATTATGCAGCATTTGAGTCTGCTGCTCTATCTTTAAAAGATGTGTCTCCTGGAAAT GTAATGGATAAGAATATTGAACCTATAAGTGAGAAGAAAGACCTGCACACAGGAGATGTGGCTTCTCCAAGTCTGAAGGAAAATTCTTCGCAGCTTGAGAGTACCAGGGACCTAATTATGGGTGCAGCAAATACTAATGAAGGGAGAGGTTTAGGATCCGGCTTGTTTGGTTCTGCTAAG GTTTCTGCGGCTGTTCGGATCTCTAAGAAACCAAGCAGTGGTTTAGGAGCTTTGCTGGGAAATGCAGCCTCCAAGAAGAAATCTCGAACTGATGAGAAG GTGAAGGAAGATGTGAAGCTCGAACAGATAAGATCATCTGTAAACCTGTCATTCCATTCGTTTACAGAGAAAGTTCCTGACTCAAAGTCAACTTCTGAAACATCTCCGAAAGTTTATGGGAAGCCTGAAGAGATGTCCAGTACTATGCCAGCCTCTGTTTCCAAGGAAGATGGTGTGAAAGAGTTGAAAGATGATTCAGAAGAAGCCTCAGAGATCGTTGGTACTTCTGGTAGAGTTTCAGAGTCCAAAGTGTCTAGCTCCGAGATGGGCGATATTATACTACTAGAAAATGGTGATGAGAAAAAAGTTGACGCTGAAGATGAACCAATGTCTCTCTCGGAGTTGTCCACAAACTTTCAGAAGTGCTTTAAATCCATGAATAAGAGCAAGAAGGCCCAAAAGCAGACCGAGTTTTTAAACATAGAGCCTTTTGATTATGAAGCTGCAAGGAAAGAGGTGAAATTTGGGGAAGGACACAAGGGAAGacaaggaaagagagaagctGCAGCAGGTCAGAAGAAGGGGTCTACACAGGAGCAGTCAGAGTTTGGTCAAGGAAAACGGCGTCAAGCTTTTCCGGCATCCGGGAACCGAAGTATGTCCTTTAAAAATTGA